In Macrotis lagotis isolate mMagLag1 chromosome 8, bilby.v1.9.chrom.fasta, whole genome shotgun sequence, a single genomic region encodes these proteins:
- the RP9 gene encoding retinitis pigmentosa 9 protein isoform X2 has protein sequence MTTRSSGFLDLWASSFCYEKPPPGLIKEDETKPEDCIPDVPGNEHAREFLAHAPTKGLWMPLGKEVKVMQCWRCKRYGHRTGDKECPFFIKGNQKLEQFRVAHEDPMYDIIRENKRHEKDVRIQQLKKLLEDSTSEEDSSTSSSSECKEKHKRKKKKEKHKKKKKEKKKKKKKKRKHKSKSNESSDSD, from the exons ATGACAACAAGATCAAGTGGTTTCTTGGACCTGTGGGCCTCTTCTTTTTG tTATGAAAAACCTCCTCCTGGACTTATCAAG gAAGATGAGACCAAGCCAGAAGACTGTATACCAGATGTACCGGGCAATGAACATGCCAGAGAATTTCTGGCGCATGCACCAACTAAAGGACTCTGGATGCCCCTGGGGAAAGAAGTCAAGGTGATGCAAT GCTGGCGCTGTAAACGGTATGGACACAGAACAGGAGACAAAGAATGTCCATTCTTTATCAAAGGCAATCAGAAATTAGAACAATTCAGAGTA GCACATGAAGATCCCATGTATGACATCATAAGGGAGAATAAGCGTCACGAGAAGGACGTGAG gaTACAACAGTTAAAGAAGCTCCTGGAGGATTCCACCTCAGAGGAAGATAGCAGCACTTCCAGCTCCTCAGAATGTAAGGAGAAGcacaagaggaagaagaagaaggagaaacataagaagaagaaaaaggagaagaagaaaaaaaagaaaaagaaaagaaagcacaaatCGAAGTCAAATGAGAGTTCAGACTCTGActaa